GCTCGGGAGGCGTCGTCGGCCCGCCGGACGGGACTGTCGTATCCGAGGCGAACCAGAATTACCGTCAGCAACAGTACACCGTCGGCGGTGCGCCGATTAAGGCTGAGAGCACGCCCGAGGTGACGCGCTTGCGCTCCACTCCGACCCGCCCGAGCTGGAACCTGAACGAGAACCAGCCCGCCGAAGTGATCGAAGGGCAGGAAGTCACCGTGCTTGAGCCGATGAACGAGGGGCTCGTCGCCGCCGGTGTGACCAGGATCTCGCCCGCGATGGAAACCTCCAGCTACACGGTGAAAAAGGGCGACAATCTGACGACCATCGCCCGCCGCCACGACGTCACGCTCAACGAACTGATGGACGCCAACGGCCTCAACCGCAAGTCGGTGCTCCAGGTCGGCCAGGTGCTTGTCATCCCCGCCGCCAGCGCTGCTTCCTACGAGCCGCCCGCCGGCGACCTCAGTGCCGGTTCCGCCGGGTCGGTGAGCGAAAGCGCCAGCAGCTACACGGTCAAGTCCGGGGACACGCTCGGGGCCATCGCCAAACGTAACGGCACCTCCGTCCGCGCCATCAAGAGCGCCAACAACCTCTCCAGCGACACGATCATCGTCGGGCAGACCTTGCTGATTCCCTCCGGCAGCGGTGCTACTGCTCCGTCGGTTTCGTCGGGCAGCTCCAGCGCCTCGCTTCCCGAAGGCACCTACCTGGTCCAAAAGGGCGACACGCTCGGTGCCATCGCCAAGCGTTACAACGTGAAGGTCTCCGAGCTGATGACGGAGAACAACATTTCCGACCCCCGCGCCCTGCGCGCCGGGCAAAAGCTGGTCATCCCCGGGCAGGGCTCAACTTCGTCCCCGGCCCCGGTTGCTCCGGCTCCCCGCGCCAAGCCCGCCACGACTCCTGCGCCGGTTCCGGCCCCGGTCCCCGCGCCGCAACCGGCTCCGTCCCAACCGGCCGTGATCGAGGAGTATAATGCGGAGCTTCTGTTGGAGAACCTTGACGACATTCCTGCCGCCGAGGTTCAGAGCACAAACTAAGAACTTCCTTTGAGCTACGGATCTGAAACCGAGAGAAAGTAATCTGCGCTTGTTAAGTGCCGGCAGTGTGCTGACGCTCTGTGTGGCCGCGCTCACTTTCCTCGGGCTGGTGGTGCTCTCCAGCGCCGGCAAATCCCTCAGCTCAAACCCGTACTTCTACTTTCAGCGCCAGAGCCTTTGGTTGGCTCTGGCGCTGATGGCCGGGCTCTTTACCGCCTTTCTCAACCTCGACACGGTGCGCAAGGGCACCTGGTATATCGTCGGGGTGGCGCTGCTGCTGTTGGTCGCGGTCCTCATCCCCGGTATCGGGGTAAAAGTCAACGGCGCGAGCCGCTGGCTCGACCTGGGGATGATGCGCCTTCAGGTCTCGGACCTGGCGAAGCTGGCCCTGATCTTTGGCATGGCCCATTACCTGGCGCAGAACCAGCGCCAGATCACCAGGTTTTGGGAAGGCTTCGTGCTGCCGTGCCTCGGGCTGGGCCTTGTCTGCGGCCTCATCATGCTGGAGCCGGACTTCGGCACGACCGCGCTGTGCGGCATTGTCGGGCTGTGCATGCTTTTTGTCGCCGGAACGCGGCTGCTCTTTCTCATCCCCAGCGGGCTGCTCGCGCTGGTGGCCTTCAGCGTGGCGGTTTACCTGGACCCCATCCGCCTGCGCCGGGTGACCTCGTTCATGGATGTGGAGGCGAACAAATCCGACAGCGCCTACCAGCTTTGGCAGGGCATCCTCGCCTTCGGGGCCGGGGGTGTGGACGGCGTGGGACTGGGCAACGGACGCCAGCAGCTTTCCTACCTGCCCGAGTCGCACACGGACTTTGTCTTCCCGGTCATCGGGGAGGAACTGGGCTTCATCACAACTGCCGCCGTGGTCACGCTGTTTTTAATCGTCTTTTTATGCGGCGTGTGGAGCCTGCGCCGCGCCCCGAACATGTACCAGTTTCTGCTGGTGTGCGGGGCGCTGTGGTTCCTGACTTTCCAGGCCCTCATCAACATGGGGGTCGTCACCGGCCTGCTGCCGACCAAAGGCATGTCGCTGCCCTTCATCAGCTACGGTGGCTCGAACCTCGTGGTCATGTTCGTGCTGGTCGGGCTGATCCTGAACTGCTTTCGCCACTGGCAAAAACCGGCCCTCAAGCGGCCCCGTCACCTATGAGTACCTTTCTGATCGCATGTGGAGGAACCGGCGGGCATCTGGCCCCCGGCATCGCGCTGGCCGAAGGGCTGGTCGGCGCCGGGCATGAGGCGTGCCTGCTCATCAGCAACAAGGATGTGGACTCGCGCCTGGTCAAGAGCTACCCGCAACTGGAGTTCGTGCGCTCGCCGGGTTGCGGTATGTCGTGGAAACCGCTTGGCTTCCTGCGCTTTCAGTGGGAGCAATTGCGTTCCTTTATCCTGGCCGTGCGGCTTATCCGCCGCCGCAAGCCCGCCGCCATCGTCGGTTTTGGCGGCTTTCTCAGCGTAGGGGTCACGCTGGCGGGTTTCATGCTCGGCTACCCGGTCGTGCTGCATGAGGCAAACCGCCGCCCCGGCCGCGCCATCCGCATGCTGAGCGGGCTGGCCCAGCGGATTTACCTGCCCGAGGGCACGCAACTCAAAAGCCTCCCCCCGCAGACCGTGCGCCACTCGGGCTACCCGGTACGCAAGGAGATCCGCCGCCTGCCGCAGGATGTGGCCCGGCAGAAGCTCGGCATCCAGGTCTCCGGTAAGCTGTTGCTGGTCTTCGGCGGCAGCCAGGGCGCTGTCGCCCTGAATAAGTGGGTGACGGAGAACTTCGACCGCCTGGCCCGCGAAAATATCAGCGTGTACTGCCTGACCGGGCTCAACCACGGCACGATGGGCATGGTCGAGCACAAGCTTGATGACGGGCAAGTGGCCTGCGCCTATTTCGTCCCGTTCTGCGACCGCATGGCCGAGGTGCTCTCAGCCGCCGATCTCGTTGTTTCCCGGGCCGGGGCGGGCAGTATCGCGGAGTTTATCCGCTGCCACACGCCCTCGATCATTATTCCTTTTCCCTTCGCCGCTGACGACCACCAGCGTGCCAATGCCCGCTTCTTTGAGCAGCAAGGTGGCACCATCGTGGTCGAGCAGGAGAATATCTCCTCCCTCACCGACGAAGTTATCGACACCATTTTTAACGACTGGCTCCTGAACAAGATGCGCGAAAATCTGGAGCGACTCGACCGGACCAGCCCGATCGAGCCAATGATCCGCGATCTCGAAAGCATCGCGGCCGAACGCCCCGGCCAGCCCCGTCCCCAGCAAGCATGATGACCCTGCCCGAAAACCTGCAAACCACGCTCCCCGAGGAAGTTTTCCTGCTCGGCATCGGCGGCATGGGCATGGCCCCGCTGGCGGTGTACCTGGCGCAGGCGGGCTGCCGCGTGCGCGGGTGGGACGACAACCTGAAGGCTCCGATCCGCGCCTTGCTGGAGGCACAGGGTATTGAGATTCTGGATACACCGCAGGTGGGGTCGGTGGACTCCTCCTCGCTGGTGGTGCGTTCGAGCGCGGTCGATCCTGCCCATCCGCTGCTGGCCCGCTGCGGCATCGACGCGGCCTGCCTGCGACGCGGGGAGTTCCTCGCCCGGCTGGCTGCGGGCAAAAAACTGGTCGCCGTCGCCGGGAGCCACGGCAAAACCACCACCACCGGCATGCTGATTGACATGCTGCGCGCGGTTGGGTTCGACTTCGGCTACGTGCTGGGCGGGCTTTTCAGCGACGGGGCGACGCCCCCGGCCCGCTACTCGGCGACTTCGCCCTGGCTGGTGGCCGAGGTGGACGAGAGCGACGGCACGATCGAAGGCTTTTCCCCGGCGGTCACGCTCGTGGTCAACCTCGACTGGGACCACGCCGACCGCTACCGCACCGAGGCCGACCTGCGGGCGGCCTTTGCCCGGCTCTTTTCGCGCACGAGCGAGCACATCCTTTTACCCGAAAATTTCCCCTCCGAGGAGGGCGCGGCTGCCCCGGTCCTGCGATTCGAGGCCCCCGGCATCAACTTCAACCTGGACAACGCCAATGCCGCGCTCCAGGCCTGCCGCCTGATTTCTGGCGTGGTGCCGGAGAACCCGCTGGCGGCCTTCCCCGGCATCTGCCGCCGCCAGGACGTGATTCACCGCGAGGAGCGGATGCGGGTCATGGCCGACTATGCGCACCACCCGACGGAGATTCGCGCCCTGCTGGGCATGGTCAAGCACCAGTCCGAGGGGCCGGTGTGGGTCGTTTTCCAACCGCATCGCTACAGCCGCACGCGGCAGTTCGCCCGCGAGTTCGCGCAGGTGCTTGCCGCCGCCGACCGGGCCTGGGTACTGCCGGTTTACGCCGCCAGCGAGCTGCCCGACGCGGGCGGCACGGAGGAGCGCATCCTCAGCGAAGCGCCCGAGTGTCTGGAGGCGGTCAGCCCGGCGGACCTGAACGGCGTGCTCGACCGTGCGCTGGAAAAGGAACGTCCCGCCGCATTGCTTTTTGTCGGGGCAGGGGATATCGACCGGATGGCGGCGCGCTTTGTCCGCGACCGCCAGCAGGCACTCAACTGGCGCGAAGGCCTTTCGACCGGGGCCGTACTCCGGCTGGGCGAGCCGCTGGCCCGCAAGACCACCATCGGGATTGGCGGCCCGGCCCGCTTTTATGCCGAACCGGCCACCGAGGCCGACGTGGCCTACCTCCTGCGCGAGGCGAAGTCACTCGGCCTGCCTGTGTTACCGCTCGGGCGCGGGTCGAATCTGATCGTGGCCGACGCTGGATTTGACGGGCTCGCGCTGGGCTTCCGGCACGAGACCTGGCAGCGGCTGGAGCTCGACCCCGAAGGCCGGATCGTGGCCGGGACGGGCGTGCGCCTGAAGCAGCTTTGCAGCTTTGCGGCGAAAAACGGACTGGGCGGATTTGAATTTCTCGAAGGCATCCCCGGCACGGTGGGCGGCTCGCTGCGCATGAACGCCGGGGCGATGGGGGGCTGGACTTTTGATGTGGTGGCGGAAGTGACCTTCATCGACGCCTCCGGCGCACTGCAAACCTGGCCCCGCGAGCGTTTCCACTTCGGCTACCGCCAGTGCCGCGAGATCGCGCAGGGACTGGCCCTGAGTGCGGTCTTTGCCAGCGGCCAGAGCGGCGAGAGCGAGAGCATCCGCGCCCGCATGGACAGCTACGCGGGCTCCCGCAAGGAGAGCCAGCCGCGCGAGCCCAGCGCGGGCTGCATTTTTAAAAACCCCGAAGGCGGGCACGCGGGCCGGATCATTGATGAGCTGGGCCTGAAGGGCCTGCGCGAGGGTGGGGCGGAAGTCTCCGCCGTGCACGCGAACTTTATTGTCAACACCGGGGGGGCGACCGCTGCCGATGTCATCGCACTGGTGCGCCGCATTCGCGAGACGGCCCGTCGCGAGCGCGGGGTGGAACTTGAGCCCGAAGTCCTGCTGGCCGGGCTGAAATGGGAGGAACTGCTGTGAGTGAACGTCCCCACATCACCGTCCTGTGCGGCGGTCCTTCGAGCGAGCGCGAGGTGTCCCTCGTCTCCGGCCACAGCGTGGCCGAGGCGTTGCGGGCGCACTTCGAGGTGGCGGTGGTCGAGTTCGACCAGCCCGCGCTCCCGAAGGGGCTCGACCCGGAGCGGACCACGATTTTCCCCGCCCTGCACGGAGCCTTTGGCGAAGACGGCCAGATTCAGGCCTTGCTGGAGGCGCGGGGTTTCGGCTATGCCGGTTCCGGTCCCGAGGCCAGCGCCCTGTGCATGGACAAGGCCGCGACCAAGGCCCGCGTTGCCGGGTGCGGATTCGCAGAAGCGCCTGCGTGGGTCTTTTCTTACGACAACATGCCTGCTTCCGCGGCGTTGATCGAGCGACTGGGCGCTCACCTGGTGATCAAGCCGGTGGATCAGGGCAGCAGTGTCGGCCTGCACCTGACGGCTAACCGCGAGGAGCTGGAGCAGGCGCTGTCCTGTCTGACTCCCGGCATCTGGATGGCCGAAGCCTTTATCAAGGGCCGCGAAATGACGGTCGGCGTGCTCGGCGGCGAGGCGATGGGCATCGTCGAGATCGTGCCCAAAGGTGGCGTTTACGACTACCAGCGCAAGTACACCGCCGGGGAGACCCGTTATATTTTTCCCGCCGAGGTGCCGGAGGAACTCGCGGCCCACTGCCGCGACTATGCCGAGCG
The DNA window shown above is from Ruficoccus amylovorans and carries:
- a CDS encoding UDP-N-acetylglucosamine--N-acetylmuramyl-(pentapeptide) pyrophosphoryl-undecaprenol N-acetylglucosamine transferase, which gives rise to MSTFLIACGGTGGHLAPGIALAEGLVGAGHEACLLISNKDVDSRLVKSYPQLEFVRSPGCGMSWKPLGFLRFQWEQLRSFILAVRLIRRRKPAAIVGFGGFLSVGVTLAGFMLGYPVVLHEANRRPGRAIRMLSGLAQRIYLPEGTQLKSLPPQTVRHSGYPVRKEIRRLPQDVARQKLGIQVSGKLLLVFGGSQGAVALNKWVTENFDRLARENISVYCLTGLNHGTMGMVEHKLDDGQVACAYFVPFCDRMAEVLSAADLVVSRAGAGSIAEFIRCHTPSIIIPFPFAADDHQRANARFFEQQGGTIVVEQENISSLTDEVIDTIFNDWLLNKMRENLERLDRTSPIEPMIRDLESIAAERPGQPRPQQA
- a CDS encoding D-alanine--D-alanine ligase encodes the protein MSERPHITVLCGGPSSEREVSLVSGHSVAEALRAHFEVAVVEFDQPALPKGLDPERTTIFPALHGAFGEDGQIQALLEARGFGYAGSGPEASALCMDKAATKARVAGCGFAEAPAWVFSYDNMPASAALIERLGAHLVIKPVDQGSSVGLHLTANREELEQALSCLTPGIWMAEAFIKGREMTVGVLGGEAMGIVEIVPKGGVYDYQRKYTAGETRYIFPAEVPEELAAHCRDYAERAFAACGCRDFARVDFILTPDGLPYFLEINTIPGLTPTSLLPKSASCRGLSFEELARRMAEPALRRGRAHATNANPGAAPHSDGNPQLT
- the murB gene encoding UDP-N-acetylmuramate dehydrogenase, whose protein sequence is MMTLPENLQTTLPEEVFLLGIGGMGMAPLAVYLAQAGCRVRGWDDNLKAPIRALLEAQGIEILDTPQVGSVDSSSLVVRSSAVDPAHPLLARCGIDAACLRRGEFLARLAAGKKLVAVAGSHGKTTTTGMLIDMLRAVGFDFGYVLGGLFSDGATPPARYSATSPWLVAEVDESDGTIEGFSPAVTLVVNLDWDHADRYRTEADLRAAFARLFSRTSEHILLPENFPSEEGAAAPVLRFEAPGINFNLDNANAALQACRLISGVVPENPLAAFPGICRRQDVIHREERMRVMADYAHHPTEIRALLGMVKHQSEGPVWVVFQPHRYSRTRQFAREFAQVLAAADRAWVLPVYAASELPDAGGTEERILSEAPECLEAVSPADLNGVLDRALEKERPAALLFVGAGDIDRMAARFVRDRQQALNWREGLSTGAVLRLGEPLARKTTIGIGGPARFYAEPATEADVAYLLREAKSLGLPVLPLGRGSNLIVADAGFDGLALGFRHETWQRLELDPEGRIVAGTGVRLKQLCSFAAKNGLGGFEFLEGIPGTVGGSLRMNAGAMGGWTFDVVAEVTFIDASGALQTWPRERFHFGYRQCREIAQGLALSAVFASGQSGESESIRARMDSYAGSRKESQPREPSAGCIFKNPEGGHAGRIIDELGLKGLREGGAEVSAVHANFIVNTGGATAADVIALVRRIRETARRERGVELEPEVLLAGLKWEELL
- a CDS encoding muramidase family protein yields the protein MKISQIFLCVIGLHLAVIAFLFATPGCQSGPDAETTGSGGVVGPPDGTVVSEANQNYRQQQYTVGGAPIKAESTPEVTRLRSTPTRPSWNLNENQPAEVIEGQEVTVLEPMNEGLVAAGVTRISPAMETSSYTVKKGDNLTTIARRHDVTLNELMDANGLNRKSVLQVGQVLVIPAASAASYEPPAGDLSAGSAGSVSESASSYTVKSGDTLGAIAKRNGTSVRAIKSANNLSSDTIIVGQTLLIPSGSGATAPSVSSGSSSASLPEGTYLVQKGDTLGAIAKRYNVKVSELMTENNISDPRALRAGQKLVIPGQGSTSSPAPVAPAPRAKPATTPAPVPAPVPAPQPAPSQPAVIEEYNAELLLENLDDIPAAEVQSTN
- the ftsW gene encoding putative lipid II flippase FtsW, which encodes MLTLCVAALTFLGLVVLSSAGKSLSSNPYFYFQRQSLWLALALMAGLFTAFLNLDTVRKGTWYIVGVALLLLVAVLIPGIGVKVNGASRWLDLGMMRLQVSDLAKLALIFGMAHYLAQNQRQITRFWEGFVLPCLGLGLVCGLIMLEPDFGTTALCGIVGLCMLFVAGTRLLFLIPSGLLALVAFSVAVYLDPIRLRRVTSFMDVEANKSDSAYQLWQGILAFGAGGVDGVGLGNGRQQLSYLPESHTDFVFPVIGEELGFITTAAVVTLFLIVFLCGVWSLRRAPNMYQFLLVCGALWFLTFQALINMGVVTGLLPTKGMSLPFISYGGSNLVVMFVLVGLILNCFRHWQKPALKRPRHL